The Terriglobus roseus sequence CAGCATCGAACTGCCCTCGTTGGCACCCGGCAAACATCACATCAAGCTTCTCTATCGCGACCCGGGTGTCGTGTTCCAACATCTCCTGCTGACGTTCAAGGGTGCCGCTCCGGCTTACCCGGTTCCCCCTGAGACGCGCTGAGCAGATGACCTTAAGCGGACACGAGGTGGCTCTGCGTTATTGCTGAGCCATCTACCTCCCGGTTGTCACTCAGCGCGAAATAAGCGCAGGTGTGGTGGCATGAAGCGGGGCGTGTGACTTCCTTTGCCATACCGTGAAGAGCGCGATCGAGATCAGAATGAGCGCGGTCGTGAGACCGATCCAAACACCGAAGATACCCATGCGAGCCACAAAGCACAGCGCCGCTCCCAGGGGCACGCCGATGACCCAGTAGCCAACCAGGTTCGCCCACATGGAGGTGCGCGTCTCCCCCATGCCGCGCAACGCTCCGCTGGCAATGATCTGGACACCATCGAACACCGCGAAGAGCGACGCAAGCGCGAAGAGCGGTACACCAATCGCGGTGACGTCCTGATCATGCGTATAGAGCGCGATCAGGTGCTTTGGCACGGCAAAGAACAACACCGTCGCGCACAGCATGAAGCCCACGCCCAGACCGAATGCCAGCAACGCCCGCAGCCGTGCACCCTTCGGATCGCCCGCGCCTAACGAGTGCCCAACGGCGATGGCCGCTGCCGCGCTGATGCCCAGCGGCACCATGAACGCGAGTGCCGCATAGTTCAGCACGATCTGGTGTGCGGCCAGCGCATCCGGCGAGATCTTTCCAGCCAGGACGGTCGCGACACCAAAGGCACCCACTTCCAGCACAAGCTGTGTTGCGGCGGGCAGGCCCAGCTTTAGCAACTCCCGCATCTCGCGCAGCACGGGCCTCGCCCAGTGCGCGAACAGCGGATGGCCGCGCTGCTTCTCATAGCGCCACGCGAACGCGAACAACGTCAATGCCATCAGGCAGCGTGACAACACGGTCGAGATGGCGGATCCGCCCACACCCAGTGCAGGCAGACCCAGCTTGCCGTTGATCAGGACGTAGTTGCCGCCCCAGTTCAGCAGGTTCGCTGCAACAAACGTAACGGTGATGACCCGCACCTGCCCTACGGCCTGAAGGTAGCGGCGCGATGCTGCGTACAGCAGCAGGGGCAGCGTGCCCAGCAGCAGGATGTCAATGTATGTCCGGGTGGGATGGATGAGTTCGGCTGCGACACCGAAGTGCGGGGTCAACGTACTCAGGCCGAAGGTGATCAGCATCAGTGGCACGGTCGCGATCAACGCCACATAGACACCCTGCGCCAGCCAGCGATGGCACGCTTCATGGTCGCCGCGACCATACGCGTGCGCCACTACGGTATCCAGACCAAGCATCAACCCCAGACCGAAGAGCGACGGAGCGTAGTACAGCGCATTGCCCAGCGCGACGGCGCCAATCGCAACAGGGCCAAGGCGACCCACCATGATCACGTCAACGACACCCTGCAGCATCCAGCCAAGTTCAGCCAGCACCACGGGCCACGCCAGTTTCAGCATGAATCGAAGTTCCATCCGCCACGGGTGTGTCTGAGCCATCCGAAGATTCTATCGAGATTGGCCTGTTGCCTGAGCAACTGGTCCGTGTGGCCGCATTGTCTACTCCCGCGAGACCGAACGGGGTGGGAGTGGAAGATACGTCCGCATACCGTTCGGAGCTACATTGGTAGTGTGATCGGCGTCGGAATCCCACCAAGCTGCCATGGAGCAAGCGTCCACTCCGCGCAACCAGGTCCACCAGCAGCCTACGTCTGCGTCGGCAACGTCTATGTGCCGGCGACAGCAAGTGCTCTCCCCGCGGCGGTGGCAACATTGCGTCCTCCGGAGGCAGCCGCTGCGGCTTATCCGTCGGGACCTGCGGCCGACCATTCCGATGTGGCGATAAGGAACACAGACCTGCCGGTGCAGACGATCGGGGCCCCTCGGTACTTTGTGAACTCGCTCACCGGGAAT is a genomic window containing:
- a CDS encoding MATE family efflux transporter — translated: MAQTHPWRMELRFMLKLAWPVVLAELGWMLQGVVDVIMVGRLGPVAIGAVALGNALYYAPSLFGLGLMLGLDTVVAHAYGRGDHEACHRWLAQGVYVALIATVPLMLITFGLSTLTPHFGVAAELIHPTRTYIDILLLGTLPLLLYAASRRYLQAVGQVRVITVTFVAANLLNWGGNYVLINGKLGLPALGVGGSAISTVLSRCLMALTLFAFAWRYEKQRGHPLFAHWARPVLREMRELLKLGLPAATQLVLEVGAFGVATVLAGKISPDALAAHQIVLNYAALAFMVPLGISAAAAIAVGHSLGAGDPKGARLRALLAFGLGVGFMLCATVLFFAVPKHLIALYTHDQDVTAIGVPLFALASLFAVFDGVQIIASGALRGMGETRTSMWANLVGYWVIGVPLGAALCFVARMGIFGVWIGLTTALILISIALFTVWQRKSHAPLHATTPALISR